CGGCTCCCGCAGGCAGCGGCGGGAACCGCACCGACTCCGCTGCCGCGATGTTGGAACTCGGCCCGCTGCTCGACGGCAGCAGGGCGGGCGGGGCAAGGAAGAAGACGACGAGGATCGGCACCGTCAACAGCCACAGCACCCGCGACGGCCGGTGGTCGTGCCCGGCACCGTCCTCAGCCGTCGCACCGCCGGTCCGGATGTCGCGCGCCATCGCGACGAGCGCCAGCGCGACGAGCACGACCGCGGAGACGACGAGATAGGGCTGCAGCCCGGGTTTGACGTAGCGCTCGAAGGTCCCGTCGAGCGCCGTCTTGCCGACCGTCAGGCCGAGGAACAGCAGGACGAGGTTCTGCGCTTCCCGCCCCATGTCAGCGCCACCCCAGGATCAGCGCGCCGGTCGCCGTGGCGACGACGACGGCCACCGCGAGCGTCGCGGTG
This genomic interval from Gordonia sp. X0973 contains the following:
- a CDS encoding TIGR03943 family protein; this translates as MGREAQNLVLLFLGLTVGKTALDGTFERYVKPGLQPYLVVSAVVLVALALVAMARDIRTGGATAEDGAGHDHRPSRVLWLLTVPILVVFFLAPPALLPSSSGPSSNIAAAESVRFPPLPAGAAPQLSVYEVAQRATQPDGGGLSGRTITVDGYASPHDGHTEIAQVVIICCAADARTYRMAVAGPAAAQLAAAPPRTWWRVVGTVVDGSATPATGNVPRLQAERATQEAAPANTYGY